A single genomic interval of Saccharothrix saharensis harbors:
- a CDS encoding tetratricopeptide repeat protein has protein sequence MSDEPRHAVARLRRDLRTTGHDWFEAHRDELPSALRDALAEPEAAVALFADVWPVVPVDVDEAWSRELLDVGAELAAALPTSLLLAKGFRRAAQSLREQGALRLAAVAGMRELAVHRLRDDDPDAAAGALHDLAATYRAQGRMHKVVGCADEVLELYLLHGDRPGTARALTHLGSLMAEVGRHDSAIKYLSRADKLFADLDDPAGRARCLPELGRALWLTGDRAEAHRRFNRALALLIGTDDAAAQRVRDLVADLRSRSVPEPVQQGHADLDQQADHDADPAQDR, from the coding sequence CGCACCACCGGGCACGACTGGTTCGAGGCGCACCGCGACGAGCTTCCGTCCGCGCTGCGCGACGCACTGGCCGAACCGGAGGCCGCGGTCGCGCTGTTCGCCGACGTGTGGCCCGTGGTGCCCGTCGACGTCGACGAGGCGTGGTCCCGCGAGCTGCTCGACGTCGGTGCCGAACTGGCCGCCGCGCTGCCCACGTCACTGTTGCTGGCCAAGGGTTTCCGCCGGGCCGCGCAGTCCTTGCGCGAGCAGGGGGCACTCCGGCTCGCCGCCGTCGCGGGCATGCGGGAACTGGCCGTCCACCGCCTCCGCGACGACGACCCGGACGCGGCGGCCGGCGCGTTGCACGACCTGGCCGCCACCTACCGCGCCCAAGGCCGGATGCACAAGGTGGTCGGGTGCGCCGACGAGGTGCTGGAGCTGTACCTCCTGCACGGCGACCGGCCCGGCACGGCACGGGCGCTGACGCACCTCGGCTCGCTGATGGCCGAGGTCGGGCGGCACGACTCCGCGATCAAGTACCTGTCCCGGGCGGACAAGCTGTTCGCCGACCTGGACGATCCGGCCGGACGCGCCCGGTGCCTGCCCGAGCTGGGCCGGGCGCTGTGGCTGACCGGAGACCGGGCCGAGGCGCACCGGCGGTTCAACCGCGCGCTCGCGCTGCTCATCGGGACCGACGACGCGGCGGCGCAACGGGTGCGCGACCTGGTCGCCGACCTCCGGTCGCGGTCAGTCCCGGAACCAGTGCAGCAGGGCCACGCCGACCTGGATCAGCAGGCCGACCACGACGCGGACCCTGCGCAGGACCGCTGA